One genomic window of Anaeromyxobacter diazotrophicus includes the following:
- a CDS encoding GNAT family N-acetyltransferase → MNPARNQVLPPVRVVESDDPARLAALRPEWDELFLARAGGNPFLSWEWQFTFWRTFAQRRPLWILEARDRGERLAGLLVLSARPALGVARRWGLLTNGLTGTDALDVLARPGFDAPVREAFARALGAALPRWDFLDLEDLPCGSATVAAFRAALRPRGVKATVEPRFVCPGFALRGTFAAHLAGFRRRDTFLRRRRWLERQPGYRIAVASSPEEAGPAMEDFLRLHHLRWDPEGGSDGIPRGLVEEFHRELAPLLAARGWLRLYRLEVEGRSIAAVYGIELMRRFSYYQSGMDPAWAARSPGLVLLGRTVEDAYARGLSDYDFLRGTEPHKLDWAADRRETCALRLRAPGLRPEAEAAAEEVFRRARGAARALAPAGVWTALRRVRRELAANGLAGAAGRAGGGEAEAREDAT, encoded by the coding sequence GTGAACCCCGCGCGCAACCAGGTCCTGCCGCCGGTGCGGGTGGTGGAGAGCGACGACCCGGCGCGGCTGGCCGCGCTCCGGCCGGAGTGGGACGAGCTGTTCCTCGCGCGCGCCGGCGGGAACCCGTTCCTCTCCTGGGAGTGGCAGTTCACGTTCTGGCGCACCTTCGCGCAGCGCCGCCCGCTCTGGATCCTGGAGGCGCGCGATCGCGGCGAGCGGCTGGCCGGGCTGCTGGTCCTCTCGGCGCGCCCGGCGCTGGGGGTCGCCCGGCGCTGGGGGCTCCTCACGAACGGGCTCACCGGGACCGACGCGCTGGACGTCCTGGCGCGCCCGGGCTTCGACGCGCCGGTGCGCGAGGCCTTCGCCCGGGCGCTGGGGGCCGCCCTGCCGCGCTGGGACTTCCTCGATCTCGAGGACCTGCCCTGCGGCAGCGCGACCGTGGCGGCGTTCCGCGCCGCGCTGCGCCCGCGCGGGGTGAAGGCGACGGTCGAGCCGCGCTTCGTCTGTCCGGGGTTCGCCCTCCGCGGCACCTTCGCCGCGCACCTGGCGGGCTTCCGGCGGCGCGACACCTTCCTGCGCCGCCGGCGCTGGCTCGAGCGGCAGCCCGGCTACCGGATCGCGGTGGCGTCCTCGCCCGAGGAGGCCGGGCCGGCCATGGAGGACTTCCTGCGCCTGCACCACCTGCGCTGGGACCCGGAGGGCGGCTCGGACGGGATCCCGCGCGGCCTGGTGGAGGAGTTCCACCGCGAGCTGGCCCCGCTGCTGGCGGCGCGCGGGTGGCTGCGGCTCTACCGGCTGGAGGTGGAGGGGCGGTCCATCGCCGCCGTGTACGGGATCGAGCTCATGCGGCGCTTCTCGTACTACCAGTCCGGCATGGACCCGGCCTGGGCGGCGCGCAGCCCGGGGCTCGTCCTGCTCGGCCGCACCGTCGAGGACGCGTACGCGCGCGGCCTCTCCGACTACGACTTCCTGCGCGGGACCGAGCCGCACAAGCTCGACTGGGCCGCCGACCGGCGCGAGACCTGCGCGCTCAGGCTGCGCGCGCCCGGGCTCCGGCCGGAGGCGGAGGCCGCGGCCGAGGAGGTCTTCCGCCGGGCGCGCGGCGCCGCCCGGGCGCTCGCGCCGGCGGGGGTGTGGACGGCGCTGCGGCGGGTGCGGCGGGAGCTGGCGGCGAACGGCCTCGCCGGC
- a CDS encoding DegT/DnrJ/EryC1/StrS family aminotransferase — protein sequence MATLTETARSPGLLAARPPGRRVLTALPTLSPRLLVPRLRAGPAPFPLGGAEVRRYYFARNAVWEAARLLGLAGHEVLVPAYHHGVEVEALVAAGAVPRFVRVDARMRLDLEHLEQSVGPRTRALYVIHYLGFPQPMDALLALARRRGLAVLEDCALALLSRDGAEPLGARGDVGIFCLYKSLPVPNGGILALNRPLDAAGPARAAPLASTLSHATGSLLAHLARRGGPAGEAVREGLRRSQRAVRAALHVGPLATGTMHFDPAAADVGMSALTRVILENVDFEEAVQARRRNWFLLFARLRELAPPVQLELPPGVCPLFYPLLVEDKAGVAERLAARGIETVEFWNTGHPACDEAGFPEVAALRRRVLELPLHQDLDPDDMAYLAAAVEEALP from the coding sequence GTGGCGACGCTGACCGAGACCGCGCGCAGCCCCGGGCTGCTCGCCGCGCGGCCGCCCGGCCGGCGGGTGCTGACCGCCCTGCCGACGCTCTCGCCGCGGCTGCTCGTCCCGCGGCTCCGGGCCGGACCCGCGCCGTTCCCGCTCGGCGGCGCCGAGGTGCGGCGCTACTACTTCGCCCGCAACGCGGTGTGGGAGGCGGCGCGCCTGCTGGGGCTCGCCGGTCACGAGGTCCTCGTCCCCGCCTACCACCACGGCGTGGAGGTCGAGGCGCTGGTCGCGGCCGGGGCCGTCCCGCGGTTCGTCCGCGTGGACGCGCGGATGCGCCTCGATCTCGAGCACCTCGAGCAGAGCGTCGGGCCGCGCACCCGGGCGCTCTACGTCATCCACTACCTCGGCTTCCCGCAGCCCATGGACGCGCTGCTCGCGCTCGCCCGGCGGCGCGGGCTGGCGGTGCTCGAAGACTGCGCGCTGGCGCTGCTCTCCCGGGACGGCGCGGAGCCGCTGGGGGCGCGCGGAGACGTGGGCATCTTCTGCCTCTACAAGTCGCTGCCGGTGCCGAACGGCGGGATCCTCGCCCTGAACCGCCCGCTCGACGCGGCGGGTCCGGCCCGGGCGGCGCCGCTCGCGAGCACGCTCTCGCACGCCACCGGCAGCCTGCTCGCGCACCTCGCGCGCCGCGGCGGGCCCGCCGGCGAGGCGGTGCGGGAGGGGCTGCGGCGGTCGCAGCGCGCGGTCCGGGCGGCCCTCCACGTCGGGCCGCTCGCCACCGGCACGATGCACTTCGACCCCGCCGCGGCCGACGTCGGCATGAGCGCGCTCACCCGCGTCATCCTCGAGAACGTGGACTTCGAGGAAGCGGTCCAGGCGCGCCGGCGCAACTGGTTCCTGCTCTTCGCCCGGCTGCGCGAGCTGGCCCCGCCGGTGCAGCTCGAGCTCCCGCCCGGCGTCTGCCCGCTGTTCTACCCGCTCCTGGTCGAGGACAAGGCCGGCGTGGCGGAGCGGCTCGCCGCGCGCGGGATCGAGACGGTCGAGTTCTGGAACACCGGCCACCCCGCCTGCGACGAGGCCGGCTTCCCCGAGGTGGCGGCCCTGCGCCGGCGCGTGCTGGAGCTGCCGCTGCACCAGGATCTCGACCCGGACGACATGGCCTACCTGGCCGCGGCGGTCGAGGAGGCGCTCCCGTGA